The Punica granatum isolate Tunisia-2019 chromosome 4, ASM765513v2, whole genome shotgun sequence sequence TATAATAACAAGCATCAAATCAGGTCACGTTGGTACGGgacttttaattaattatgaaaagatcAATCTCAATCTCAATCTGTCAGCTCAAATTATCCCAAGCCAAGGGACGAAAGgatgagagagaaggaagggAAGGAGAGGGGAAGGGAACcctcctccttcctccttTGACCCACACCGCATCTCTATCCCACATTTCACACGCACCCACTCAAATTCTTGACCAGGCATTTCTCCCTCCGTCCATTTGCATTTCCCTCGTCCTCCACCTCTGCGCATATATCCCCCATCTGAAACTTCCACCGGCAACAACCATacacgcacatatatatatatatatatacacacacagtCTCTCCAATTGCTTGACCCAGCTCGAGCTTAAGCACCGTCaccaacaacaataataagaACTATATCAGTattccctcttcttcttcgtcctTTTTCTTGGAATCCAAATCCCAGTGCTGAGAAgttcggttttttttttttttttttggtcgagGGCTCTTGGTTCAGCTTTTGTATTGGGTTTTTCCATCTGGGTCGGTGGGGTTTTGGGCGTTCCAGCCGGGATGGGTTTAGCTTCGATTGTTCTTGAGATCTTGAAGGGGCCCAGCTTTGGAGCGGTGGTGTCGGAACTCGTGGTTCTGATGGTTCCTATCTGGGTTGCGCTGTTTCTTGGAGTTCTGACCGGGTGGGTATGGAGGCCTCAGTGGGCGAATCTTGCTGGAGCGGTCTCTGGTGGCTCGAAAGATTCGTCCCCTTCTTCAAATTCAGGAGAGGAATCTGATTCTGCTACTAAAGGTTCTGGTCAAACCTTGAGTCAAATGAGATTGGTCTCCTCTGAAGGAGCTACGGATAGAAAAATCTTCTCTGAACCTTCCGCAGCTGTTTCCAACTGCAGGTAAATGTTCGTTGTCTATACATGTAAATTTAATGTATATGTTAGCTCCCGGTGAACGCTTTGCAGTCCTAATCGCGTTTGACCTTCGTGATTTAATCCGTATCAGTTTCCGCTAATTTTGGTTACTTATTTCCGTCTTGTAATAAGAACTAGTCCATGTGTGAATGTTTGGGGTCGTCAAATTTATATCCAGCCATGTCCAGATTCTCTTTTCGGTATTCTCTCTGCTAGAGATGGATGGTTTCGATACTGAAGCTTATGACCTTTCTATGGCAGTATGGTGAAGGCTGAAACTGAAAAAACTGGTCTAGTTAACTCAGATGATTTGGAGCATTTATGCCGGCTTGTGGAGGTGAAAGATGGAGGGCCTGCTTGGATTCAGATGATGGACCGCTCGACAGCCACTATGAGCTACCAAGCTTGGCGTAGAGATCCCGAGGTAGCTCGTTTTGTCATTTTCTTACTGAGTAATTGATAAAAGATTTATTAAGACCTCTCGTAATTCAGTTTCGCGATTTTTTCGACTACGGGATTTAGCTTAGGAGTAATTGTGTCTTAAAATGGTTTTCCAGACTGGGCCTCCGCAATACAGGAGCAGGACTGTTTTTGAGGATGCGAGTCCTGAACTCGTGAGGGATTTCTTCTGGGATGATGACTTTCGGTTGAAGTGGGACAACATGCTCCTTTCAGCTTCCACTTTGGAGGAGTGCCCGACCACTGGAACTATGGTGGTGCAGTGGGTTCGTAAGGTGAGGATCCTTTATCTTTTAGTTTCCCTTTCATTTGTGTCGATTTGCTGATTAAACATCATGCTAATTCTTTGCAATCATTCTGTGCAGTTCCCATTCTTCTGTAGTGATAGGGAATACATAATTGGGCGTCGGATTTGGGAATCAGGACGAGCATATTATTGCGTGACAAAGGTATCTTTCCCACTCCACTGTTGCCTTCGTTTGATCTGTTGTGAACGGCAAGATCCATATTGATTCCTGTTTTGGGCAAAACACCAAGTTATTAGCCTTTCTATTATAATGATCCTTCTTACCCAGTGCTGGTTAGAATATGAAAGCGAATAATCCAATGGGCAAGCCAACAGAATGACCTGTTAGGCACTTGCTGAATTTGGAGATGACGGGACCTAGTGGTGACAAGGTCGCTGGATGCTATGTTACTATTGAAACATTCAGCAGAAATTGTGTTGCTTCGAGCAGATTTCATGATCCCCTAAATAATCTCCTTTTCTTAGTATAACTGATTAAACATGCCATACTACTTAGCAgtgtgaaaatatttttcttctttcaggaaaattttaaaaaaaggccTATATCAATGCactttctgaaaaaaaataaaattgttgcATGAGAGCTATTCAAATTCGTATAGTTTTGGAGATTATTAGCCTCGTTTCATGTTTGGAGTATTTTCGCATTCATATAATAATGTTCCGTTTCCAAATTTTCAGGGAGTGCCCTGCTCCACTGTGCCAAGGCGCAATAAACCAAGACGCGTAGATCTATACTATTCAAGCTGGTGTATCCGAGCAGGTACAGTCTATGTTTGCTTATTTTTCTGCTAATATGATATTATGCACAAACTTAGCCTAATTGAGGAAAAAGTGAATGAATGTCTGAGATATTCCCTTTTTGGGCAATACTTGCAGTTGAATCAAAGAGAGGAGATGGGCAACTGACCTCCTGTGAAGTACTGCTGTTCCATCACGAAGACATGGGCATCCCATGGGAAATCGCCAAGCTCGGGGTCCGCCAAGGAATGTGGGGGGCTGTCAAGAAGATAGAGCCGGGGCTACGCTCATACCAGAAGGAGAGAGCCTCCAGGGAAGCTGCAATCTCCCGCTGCGCTTTTATGGCACAGATCAACACCAAAGTCAGTGCAGACTATCTCAGTTCCTTGGACAACACTTCCAGCAGTAGTAGTGAGTTGTCTGAAATTGCTAATAAAGACCGCGATTCCTCCTCGGAGAAGAACCAGCTGGGGAAGAATGTATCGAAGCTCATAGTTTTTGGGGGAGCGATTGTTCTTGCCTGCACTCTTGATCGAGGATTGTTGTCGAGAGCAGTTATCTTCGGGGCTGCCCGAAGGTTCGGGCAGATTGGTAGGAGATAATTAGATTGAGCTTCTTCTCAGGTTTTCTCCAAAAGGCGGCAACCTTTCCACGACGAGGGAATCCGAAGATAGAGCTTAATTGTAGCACCTCTTTCAAAGGATGGAGGCTGTATTCATTTTTGTTTGATCTTCCCCTTCTGTGAGGGAGCCATGTACCGGTTTCTTAGTGACTGGAAAGGTCAATATAGCACTAATGTTGTATCATGTATGTAACGTGAACGGTATATTCAAATTCGATATCATAGTTACCGAAGTATAAGTGAGCAGAACATGTTACATAGGTGCCACGAAATTACGGATTCACGGAGCAAGAAATTGCTCACTTGCATTCCTTAGTTTCAGAAAGAACAATCGCACCCTATATTTCCGAGTCAACACAGCACCTCGTACAACTTTATTATGACACCTCCTGCCCAACCTGCCAGTTGCCACTGCTGTGCGCAATCTGTGATTACCGTTGCCATTCCCGACAGCCGAAGATGGCATCACTGCTTAAACATGCCAATTGGATTAGAGGGAGATCTGTGACCTGTGCTTGAAAGCGCATGTTCCGGTTTCCATTTCCAAAAAGCTTCTCAGCTCAACACTAGTGGGAGGTGGTGGTGTCAGTGTGGGCTTCAAATGATCTCAACCTCTGAATGAGTTTCATGCACCACGGCAGCAGTACTTCAGCAGTCTTAAGTgcctctcttccttctaagtggACAGTCCAATGTTTGTGCCATCGCATTAAAGAAATGCCCCAATTTGGAACCATTTCGAACTTCTGAAGTCGATCAGATATTGTCCAAAATTTGTATGACACCTTAAACCTTAATGCAAGAGCCGGAGAAAGAAGACAAGGGAAAAAATAGCAAACTAATGCATGAAAAACATGAGTAGCTCTTTTAGGATGAAATATTTGACTACACTGTTCAGACCTATTACAACCATACAAAAC is a genomic window containing:
- the LOC116203453 gene encoding uncharacterized protein LOC116203453, encoding MGLASIVLEILKGPSFGAVVSELVVLMVPIWVALFLGVLTGWVWRPQWANLAGAVSGGSKDSSPSSNSGEESDSATKGSGQTLSQMRLVSSEGATDRKIFSEPSAAVSNCSMVKAETEKTGLVNSDDLEHLCRLVEVKDGGPAWIQMMDRSTATMSYQAWRRDPETGPPQYRSRTVFEDASPELVRDFFWDDDFRLKWDNMLLSASTLEECPTTGTMVVQWVRKFPFFCSDREYIIGRRIWESGRAYYCVTKGVPCSTVPRRNKPRRVDLYYSSWCIRAVESKRGDGQLTSCEVLLFHHEDMGIPWEIAKLGVRQGMWGAVKKIEPGLRSYQKERASREAAISRCAFMAQINTKVSADYLSSLDNTSSSSSELSEIANKDRDSSSEKNQLGKNVSKLIVFGGAIVLACTLDRGLLSRAVIFGAARRFGQIGRR